ATTTCTAAAACCTCTTCTTTGCCAGACCTTCCGTATCCTGTTATACTGATTTTAACTTCTGCTGGGCTAAACTCTTCTGCTTTTATATTATAATTTTGTGCCAGCAGCAGTATTACGCCCCTAACCTCTCCAAGCTTTATGAGTGTTTGGGCGTTTACACTATAAAATGGTGTTTCAAGAATTATTTTTTCAATAGTATATTTTAAAATTTTTTCTTCAAGTGTTTCATATAATCTTTTTAATGGCTGTTTTTCTTTTTTTAATTCAATCAATCCATAATCAAGGGGTAAAGCTTCGTCTTTTTCAAGCTTTGCAATAACATATCCAGTCTTACTGCTAGAAGGGTCTATTGATAATATTCTTTCCATTAGCCTTCTAATTTTTCAAGTATAGATTCTGGAATATCAAAGTTTGCATAAACTTTTTGAACATCATCATTATCTTCAAGAGCATCTAAAAGCTTCATAAGTTTTGTTGCTGTCTCTTCGTCAGTTATTTGGACAGTGGTAGTTGGTATTTTTGTAAGCTCTGCTTTTGCTATCTCTACACCCATTTTTTCTAAGTTTTCTCTAACTTTATATAATTCTGATGAAGCTGTTCTTATCTCGTAGTATTCTGGGTCATCCATGATTACAT
This region of Sulfurihydrogenibium sp. genomic DNA includes:
- a CDS encoding crossover junction endodeoxyribonuclease RuvC, with protein sequence MERILSIDPSSSKTGYVIAKLEKDEALPLDYGLIELKKEKQPLKRLYETLEEKILKYTIEKIILETPFYSVNAQTLIKLGEVRGVILLLAQNYNIKAEEFSPAEVKISITGYGRSGKEEVLEMVNKIFNLNIKDYDIADAFAILHCYMLNKVGV